The Fibrobacter sp. genomic sequence CCCTTGCCAGAAAAAACATAGAATCGGCTACAGGTGGTCCTTTTGCCGCCGCTGTATTCAACATGGACACCGGGGAACTGATTGCTCCCGGTGTGAACGTTGTTGTAGAGCAATCCTGTTCCTCTGCACATGCGGAAATTATGGCGCTTTCAACAGCCCAGAAAATTCTGGGATCTTTCGATCTCTCCTCTCATGGCCTTCCAAAATGTGAGCTTTTTTCCAGCACTGCACCATGCGCCATGTGCCTGGGAGCGATTCCATGGTCGGGTGTAAAGCGGCTCGTTTGCGGAGCCGCAGATGAAGATGCAAGGGCGATAGGTT encodes the following:
- a CDS encoding nucleoside deaminase; the encoded protein is LARKNIESATGGPFAAAVFNMDTGELIAPGVNVVVEQSCSSAHAEIMALSTAQKILGSFDLSSHGLPKCELFSSTAPCAMCLGAIPWSGVKRLVCGAADEDARAIGFDEGEKVENWTSMLNKRGIEVVTDFMREEASDVLQRYKISGGVIYNSEIGCK